The genomic window GCTGGGGCGGCGTGGTGACGCAGGCCTTCGAATTGATGAACAAGACCGGCGCCCTGCAGCCGCGCATGCCGCAGCCGTCTCCCACGCTGGTGCAGTCGCGCGACGCGGTCTCGCGGCTGATCATGGACTGGGACGACAAGCTGGCCGACGACATGGCCGCCATGAACCTGTACCGGGATAGCGCGAAAGAGCGGCGACAGAAGCAGATTGCCGACCTGCGCGCCAAGGTCGGCACGTGCACCGCGCCCACCTCGTTCGACACGGTCGAGAACTGGCTGCGCGGGCAGTGGACCATGAAGTGCGAGCGTGGCGACCTGAATGTGTCGATCACGCTGGCGCCGACCATGCCGCCCAAGGTTCAATACCTGGATGTCAGGATGGCAGAGCCTCGACCATCGGCCACGGCCTGTCGATAGGCAAGGTGCCAGGGTGCCAAGGTGCCAAGGTGCTGAGATAGGATTGCGCATGCGATTCAGACGTTTCATCCTCGTCTCTGCGCTTGTTGTCGTCTCGCTCGCCACGCCTCGTGCGCAGACGCGGTCGTTTGAATTGACGACGGCGAGCATTGCCGATATTCAGGCGGCAGTGGATGCGGGCAAGCTGACCTACGAGGGCCTCGTCGGCCTGTATCTCAAGCGCATCGAGGCGTACGACAAGCAGGGCCCGCGGCTGAACGCCATCATCACCATCAACCCGCGAGCCGTGGAGATTGCCCGGGAGCTCGATGCCGAGCGCAAGGCCAAGGGCCGCCGCGGACCCTTGCACGGCATCCCCATCGTCGCCAAGGACAACATCGACACCGCCGACATGGCAACCACCGGCGGCAATGAAGTGTTCGCCGGCAGCCGTCCCGCCCTCGACGCGACGGTGATCGAAAAGCTGCGGACGGCCGGCGCCATCATCATCGCGAAAACCAACATGGACGAGATGGCGCAGTCGGTGCGCGGCTTCAGCACCGTCGGCGGGCAGATCCTGAATCCCTACAACCTGGCGAAGAACCCCGGCGGATCGAGCGGCGGCACCGGTGTCGCCGTCGCCGCGTCGTTCGCCACCGTCGGCCTGGGCACCGAAACTGGCGTGTCGGTGCGCAGCCCGGCGGCCAATAGCGCTCTGGTCGGCGTGGTGCCGTCACGCGGCCTGGTCAGCCGTGCCGGCGTGCTCCCCATCTCGTTTACGCAGGACCGCGTCGGTGTGCACGCCAAGACGACCGCCGATGCGGCGGTGGTGCTGAGCGTGATTCGCGGCTTCGACGCCGACGACCTGGCCACCAGCGAGAGCCTTGAACACCAGGTGGCCGATCTCACTTCGCTGCCGGCCAACAGCCTGCGCGGCGTGCGCGTGGGCGTCTTGCGCGACCTGTTCCGCAAGGATCCCGAGGTCGAGGCCGGCAACGCGATCATCAACAAGCAGCTCGCCGTGCTGACCGCCGCCGGCGCCATCGTCATCGACGGTCTGTCAACCGGCACCGACCTGATCGGCCTGATGCCGTCGCTGCGCGTGAACAGCTTCGAGCTGCGCGCATCGTTCGACAGCTACTTGAAGCGCCGCGGACCAAGCCCCGTCAAGTCGTTTGCCGAACTCTTTAGCACCGGCAGGTGGCTGAAGGGGGGCGTGCTCGAGGCGCGCTTCAACGACACCATGAAGGCCGGCGACCTCAACACCAACGCCGACTACCAAGCGCGGCTGCTCAACCAAAAGATGATGCGGCAGGAGCTAATCGGCTTGATGGATCGCTACGGCGTCGCCGCGCTGGTCTATCCCATGAAGCCACTCGGCGCGCCCGCGGTGGGTGTGTCAGACGATGGGCTGAGGGATAACAACCTGGTGTCAACGGCGGGCATGCCGGCGATCGTGGTGCCGGCGGGATGGGATGCCGAGGGCCTGCCGCTGGCGCTCGAGATCATGGGCCGGCCGTTCAGCGATGCGACGCTGCTGAAGATCGCGCACGGCTACGAACAGGCGAGCAAGAACCGGCTCTCGCCAAAGACAGTGCCCGCGCTCGCGGGCGAGACCATTCAGTACTAACAGGAGGTCAAGAGATAAGGAGTTAACTCTTTAACTTCTTATCTCCTGTTCTATTGGGGCACGTGTGTCTTCATGCGGCTGATGTCGCAGCCGGCCGGTAGCCGGTCTTTATCGGGCAGCACATTGCCCAGGTAACAGCCGGGGATGAAGTAGAGCGTCCTGCTGCCGGTCGGCACCACCACGGGCGCGGCGGGTACTTCGACTCGCACGTAGATGATCTCTGGAACCGGCGGCGGTGGTGGCGGTGGTGCCGGCGGCGGCACTGGCGGCGGTTCGGCACCCGGTGCGACGGCAGGCGCCATGACGTAGGGCACGCCGTACGCGTAGCCAATTCCATACGTCGGGTACACGGGTCGTCCCGGACGCCGTCGCTCGCGAGGGTTGTGAATGGGCTGCGCGGGACGCGGGCCGCGCTCCCACGCCGGCGGATCCTGCCTCTCCCACGCGGGCGCCGGCACGGTCCACTCCCAGGGTTTTTGATACGGCACGGTCATCGGCAGCCCGATCGCGGGCAGTGGCAAGCCGATGCTCCCCTGGGCGCTGGCCGACAGCGGAAGTCCGAGAACGATCAGTAGAACGCACACGTAACGCATGTCAGAACCCCGCCGCCAGGTGGCATCGCAGACTGACGGGACACACCCATTGTAAGCACAGTCTAGAATTGCTGCGTGCCCGAGCTGCCTGAAGTCGAAACCGTCCGCCGAATGCTCGAGCCGGCCCTGCATCGCGCGAAGTTCAGGCGCGTGATTCTCAATCGACCCAACCTTCGCATCCCATTTCCCGACCGGTTTGCCGAGCGGTTGCGCGGCACCACCGTCGAAGCCGTGCTGCGGCGCGGCAAGTACCTGGTCGTGGCGCTGTCGTCCGGCGAGAGCCTGATCATGCACCTGGGCATGTCGGGATGGTTCCACGTCGCGCCAATCGGCGACCGCACGCGTGAGGCCGATGCGCACGACCACGTGGTGTTCGTGATGTCGTCGGGCCAGAGCGTGGTGTTCAACGACCCGCGGCGGTTTGGCTTCATGGATCTCGCGCCGGTCGCGGACGACTACCCCTCGCTGAAGGCGATGGGTCCCGAGCCCTTGTCACCCACCTTTACCGCCGCCTCGCTGGCGCGCGCGTGCCG from Acidobacteriota bacterium includes these protein-coding regions:
- a CDS encoding amidase family protein, with the translated sequence MRFRRFILVSALVVVSLATPRAQTRSFELTTASIADIQAAVDAGKLTYEGLVGLYLKRIEAYDKQGPRLNAIITINPRAVEIARELDAERKAKGRRGPLHGIPIVAKDNIDTADMATTGGNEVFAGSRPALDATVIEKLRTAGAIIIAKTNMDEMAQSVRGFSTVGGQILNPYNLAKNPGGSSGGTGVAVAASFATVGLGTETGVSVRSPAANSALVGVVPSRGLVSRAGVLPISFTQDRVGVHAKTTADAAVVLSVIRGFDADDLATSESLEHQVADLTSLPANSLRGVRVGVLRDLFRKDPEVEAGNAIINKQLAVLTAAGAIVIDGLSTGTDLIGLMPSLRVNSFELRASFDSYLKRRGPSPVKSFAELFSTGRWLKGGVLEARFNDTMKAGDLNTNADYQARLLNQKMMRQELIGLMDRYGVAALVYPMKPLGAPAVGVSDDGLRDNNLVSTAGMPAIVVPAGWDAEGLPLALEIMGRPFSDATLLKIAHGYEQASKNRLSPKTVPALAGETIQY
- the mutM gene encoding bifunctional DNA-formamidopyrimidine glycosylase/DNA-(apurinic or apyrimidinic site) lyase, encoding MPELPEVETVRRMLEPALHRAKFRRVILNRPNLRIPFPDRFAERLRGTTVEAVLRRGKYLVVALSSGESLIMHLGMSGWFHVAPIGDRTREADAHDHVVFVMSSGQSVVFNDPRRFGFMDLAPVADDYPSLKAMGPEPLSPTFTAASLARACRGKRIPIKVTLLDQRIVGGLGNIYASEALHHARLSPLRKASSIATITGKPRKQAEQLAASIKAVLTNAIRRSESPYRAGRFRVYERAGEPCLRKGCGGTIRQLTQAARSTYYCPVCQR